The region AGCTAATAATGAGTCCTGCTTATCATCCGCAGACATATGGTCAGACTAAGAGGATTATCCAGTCTTTTGAGACTTATTGAGAGCTTGCGTATTAGATCAAGGAGGTGTTTGGGACGGTTTTTTGGCACTGATTGAAATTACGTGCAATAACTGCTACCATTCTAGTATTTGAATGGCACCATTCGAGGCTTTGTATGGGAAGAGGTGTAGgactcctttgtgttggtatgagtaTGGAGAAAGAGTGGTACTTGGACCAGAGATTATGCAGCATACTACTAAAAACGtgaagatgatccaagagaagatgaaggcatCTCAGAGTAGGCAaaagagttaccatgataagcAGAGGAAGGCTCTTGAGTTTCGAGAAGGTGACCATGTATTTATGATAGTCACTTTTGTGAAAGATGTCAGACGTGCGTTGAAGTCTAAGAAGCTTACTCCTTACTTCATTGGTCCATATTAAATTATCCAGCGAGTTGGATATGTTGCCTACATAGTAGCCTTGCCATCTGTTTCGAATTTGCATTATATTTTTCATGTGTCCCAGCTTCGGAAGTATATTCCATCTCTATCTCATATGATCCAAATGGATTATATGCAAGTGACGGATAATCTAATAGTTGAGGCACCACATATGAGGTTTGACGATCGAGAAGTGAATCATCTCTGAGGTAAAGAGATTGTTATGGTGAAGGTCGTTTGGGGAGGACCTGCTGGAGGGAGCGTGACATGGGAGTTGGAGAGTcggatgaaggagtcttatctAGATTTGTTTTCGCCAGGTGATTTTCGAGGGTGAAAATTTTTCTAAAtggggagagttgtaacaccctgatttttaaattaaaattttaattaattattgtCGTGTTTATTTGTGCGTTTTGTGTTATTTGGTGTTTAGAATTATTTTGGTAATTTAATAATTACAAAGGTTATAGAATTTAAGAGCGGAGAAATAAAATAAGATTTATTTGAATTATTAGAGATATTTaactaattttaattatttagtGATAATTatagaaaataaaaaatttgaggatttttatataatatttatttaattaaaatatgAGAATTGTGAGCTTTGGGGTGAAATTTGAGTGGCAAAGAATATAAACCCAAGAGTTGAGGGAGAGTTGTGGATTAAAAGAGAACATTTTAGgttatttaaatataaaaaatgaGGGTGTGGGGAATTTGGTTGATAAATGAAAGTGGAAAAGAGAGAAAGAGGTAAGAACCCTAAGGAACTCTAGGAAGGAGAAGTTGTAGCAAAAACCTTGAAGGTTCTACAATTTTAAAGTAAGAGAGGATTGtgccaaaagaaaaaaaatcgGCTTGTGCGGCGTCTGAGTTGCGGCGGCATTCAAAAAAAAAGGGGTGTGTCGTGGGTCGGCGGCGACTCGGGCTCGGCGGCAGGTTCCTGGCATTTTTCGGCAATTTTCAGGTTTAGGGAGCTTTCAGTGATTTTTTAGTAATTTTTGACGTCAGTGACCTTTTGGTAACCTTATGATCACTTTTGAATAAATTGGGTTAAATTGTTTGCTCTTAGAGTCAAATAGAGTCATCTCATATGAAGAGTTGTCCTTATAGCATTTTTGAACACTTTAGAGTACTTTTGGATATTCTAGAGTCATTTTGAGAGTTGAGATATGTGATTGAGTTATTTTTAAGATTTTTGAGAAATCGTTGAGTTATAGATAATATAGTTAAATATTGAGGGTTTTTGAGTAATTTTGATAAGTTTAGAGTTGTTGAGTAATAACATAACTTTACTCTTTTTGAGATgaaaattaattattttaaaattatatttttgtaGATTAGTAATCCGATGGAATTATACTGAGGTCGGTGATTAGCAACCTTATGGTTCAAGAGTGAAATCATATTTTGATGAGAATTTTTTATGATGATATTTTGAGGATATTGATTTTGATGACGATTTGTGATGATTGTTTGAGTTGCATGTTTACTTTTATACATGATTCTTGCATGCATATATTTTGGAGTTAGGTAACAGTTTTGTCCAGTGATGGTCAGGTTCAAAAAGGAACCATGGCGGTCTCATTTCCAGAGAGGGACACGGTTCAAGAGGAACCGGAGACATGAACAATTAATAACATCCCTCTGACCCCAAAAATATGGTACCAGATGCATATTGATTAAGGAGTTTGTGGCATTAGCGTTTGCATTATTATTTGAGTTATGATTGTGCTTGTGTGAATAATATATTTGTGATTGTTGTTTACCATCCTACTGCTAATTTTTACCATTAACATTTGTAAggtgtattctcacccctttcttTTTTGTTTTATTGTCTTTGTGCAATTACTGTACAGATACACAGTAGGACTAGTTGCATGTGAGTTGGAAGATAGCCTTCGAGTTTGTCTTTGTTTTTTTTTACATTTATcgtttttatttgtttatatgTTTTGATCTGTAATATTAGGGATGGGCATATTATTTGTTTGAGCTGATGCTTTGAGTTTACTTCTTTGAGTATTTTccattaaataattatttgatgttttgagATATTCATAATTCAGCTGCGAGATTTTGAAAAATATTCATGAAGTTGCATGTTGTGTTTCGAGTAGCATCCAAAGTTGTGAAATTTTTCTTTTATATTAAGAgtcggggtttagggtgttacaccATGCGCAATATGTAAGAACGATTTCCACTCGAATACAATGAGAACATAAATCTGTGAGATTACAGATTATGTTGTCCATTTTGACACGATGCCAATGTTCACTTCTCCATGTTTTTGGTAGCAAGTAATGTTTTTCGCTCGAATGCGACTAGGTGcctttcgctaaaatcgaccaaccAACAAACATTTGCAATCCAAAACTACGTAATCTTGAGTTCCCTATCGCGCCTAGGaatacgtaggagcgagattcaacgTCACATCAtgcacactaataaaaaacttatttttagtcattttctcttttctttcaaacttttAATAAGTAGAAGAAATAAACGAAAGTTAATATTCTATTTGTAAAGTTAACTAAATGGTTCTCATTGAGTGCAACGGGTGTAAGAGGTACTAATACCTTCTcctcgcataaccgactcctgaacccgaatttggttgtgacgactattttctttttctaagggttttatcgatattttccatttccttatTGAATAAATAAACTTCGGTGGAGACTCTGTTATTTCGAGCATACGATCGCTCGTGGTATTTTTTTGCTTCGCGACAAGGACATATTTAGACATTATTATTACTTTTATGTATTATTTGTATATTATGTGTAACATTACTCAGACATTTACACAACACTTTTTATTAGATAACGTTTTGGAACTTCCTTTGATGCATGATGAACATAACTTAACATTTGACAAACAGTAACATAACTTATACAGACGATTACATAACTTAAGAAAACAATCATAAATAAGAAAACCTAAACACTATCAGATGATTCTAAACGTTTCAGCATTTTGACAATATTGTCGACTGATCTAAAAATGCTCGCATCAAACTCAATTGATCCCTTAGCTAGCTTACAGTGATATGATCTCCCATATAACTTTCAAATCTTCATCGGTCTTCAACTCAATAAGATTGTATTTCACTCTTCCATCAATATCAATTCAATCTTCACGAAACTCGATCTTAATCACCTTTTTGTTATCGGTGTCAAACAATAAATCATTCAATTTGGATTTCAAGACGGCGAGACATACATTGCTCTCCAAAAGTCGAAACTCAACGGGAGGTTTCTCTCCGTTTAAGTACACTTCTATCTTGATCAAAAATTGAAGAAAAAGCATGGTAAGATGTTATTCTTAATACATGACCCTTATTTATTCAACTTTTGATTCATTCTAAACCTCACAAAACGGTCAGCGCAATTACAATGGTACAAAAGTGTCGACAAAATCTAAATCTAAACCTTTCAATTGTCACTCTTTTATAACTACTGATTTCACTTACGGACAAAAGATCTAAAAACTTCCCGTTGTTTTAAAGATCTAGTACTAATCATACTTTCCAATTATCTTGAAAATCTAATGTACTTTCAGATTGTTTTGCTAGATACCAAATTTTTAAGATTGGTCTACCAATTTTTTGCTCAAATATTCTTAAGGATAACATGGGTATTGTTGAAATATGGGAAGTATAACTATAATTTGGGGTGGCAGAAGAAACCCCGATTCTAAAGTATTAGCAATACCAAGAATCGACCCAAGAATACTTGGAAAAGATTTGGTTGCTCATTCATTTGTACTTACACTTGCCTAACTCTACCATAGCTGAAAACAATAATCATCAATACTTTTACACCATGACTAGGTAGTAAAGTAAAACAGAAATGATAACAATTCATATTTCAGCACTTTGTTATATAATGTCATTTTAAAGGCACTAGCGAGGCTAAAAAACCTGTCTCTCTACCACTTGATCAAATTAATGGAGTTGATATTTCAACATATTCACAATTACATTAAAGCAACAAGTTCAAAGTTTTGATCCATGAGAACTAAAAATTAAATCTTGCTAGTAAGAACTCGGTCGAAAATATACAAACTTCTATTTTCATCATTCCATGGAGCCTAGTGTTTTCTCCAACTTCCAGCGTTCAAAACTTTAACGCCTGAAATAGATTAAACCAAAAGCTTGAGGTTAGGATGGTAAAATCAAATTATGTTATTGCATGCTGAAGAGGCGAGGATATCTCATTTGCTCTGTATTTTTACAGTAACAAAGTGGTTGCTAAGACTCATAAACCTTGTTAGCAACAATTGCAAAGCAGATCAAAGTTCAAAACCTTGTCCGTCATCAAGTCAACATTAAGTATTGGTCCACAATATTAATAAAGACAATTTCTTTGATGACATGACCCATATCGTGCACATGGCTATTCAAACTATTGTTTTGACAGGCAGGTTATTTTCTAATATTGTGCATGTTGACATGCTAGACAGATACTTTCAAACTACTCTATCGATCAATGTATAATACAATGCATACTTTTATTAGATGATATAAAAATTATTGAAGAGTCTAGAGAGAAGATAAATAAAATGGTTAGTGATATGGTAATAAGCCTAAGAAGTAAATGATTTCCACCTAGAAGTAAACAAATTATTATGCAAATGCAAGCCTATTGAATAATGTAAATTGAAAATCTAAATTTTGGAGAAGATTTTGTTCAACAAATCTTACCCATATAGCCGATCATACAGTTAAAGTGAAATACAAGCATGTGTCAATCATGGGATCCAAATAGTATGGATGAAATAAAGGAATGCTTTGGATGTGTTATATGATATAAAAAATCTTCTCAAGCTTAAAAGAAAACTAGTTACACAATCACGGCTTCAAAAGATCCACAATGTTGtataaaacaaaaacaaaaacaaaaaagaaCTATATATTGAGTAGTGAAGAGCCAACAGATAGGAGGATTGAACGAGTGCTTACATGAAAAAAGATAGAATTAGTAAAGAGGAATTTGGGATGATAACTCTTGTAATAGAGATCATAGAATATCTACTTAGGTGCCGTGGATATGTATGGAGAAAGGAAAGACTGTTAAGTATCGTAATGAGGTTAGACTAGATAGGGGATATAGTTACAGTTTTAGAGACAGGCATAAAACTATAAATCCAAACATTAAGAGTGATTTTGTGGTAAGTAATATATGTTTCAGCCTAATACATAATATATAAAACATGATTTTATGTTATCAATTAATTCATATTGATGATCTTGTCCAATAGTAGACTCCCTCAATACACCCATCTCAACCTACAATATCATCCTCCGAAGGGAAGGCGCAATTTAAAGCCAACCATAAGAAATGAAGAGCAAGTTTGGTTAAGTACTGTCAGAGATAAACATTGATAATCCAGATTCTAGACATCTAGACCATAAAAGCAAGCGACAAAAGAGGCAGACATACCTCCTAATAATCACCAAGTTGAATTTGAGTCAATAATAATCCTATTGTGCTATTAAGTGTAAACTATTTTCCTGAGAAGCAATCAATTTAAAAACATCTACTGGATGCCCCATCCTCATAATGCCAAGCCACAAGTTTCAAAACATTATGCTTATAATCCAGATTCCATCAAGGATGAAATCCAACACACCAAAAGATTGAGTCAgtttaaataatatttttttgcAGCAAACACATGCTTCAACTAATCTAAAGACTAGAATTCCTCTTTAAAATCATCTAGTGACACAGCAACAAAAGTCAAATCTCACAAGGCAACAAATTATTTTGATAGTCTACTGATATGCAAATTAACTCAAGACTACTGTTAAACAAAAAGAACAAACATGCAATCATACCTTAGAAGCCATTAACCATTTGTTATCCACCCAGTCCTGATGTAGCCTCAACTGGGAATGTTGAAACTCCAGTTCTTCATTGGAGTTCCTGAAATAAACAATATATTTGGAATCCCCAGGAACTTTAGAAACAACCCCAACCCACCAACCGTCATTGTAATATGCATCAACTTCATCAAGAAACTTAAACTGATCAACATCATCAGTTTTTGGTGGCCGAGGCCTAATTTGTAACATACTGACTTCCTCTCTCAAAAGCTTTGAATCATCATCGAGCAGGCTCTCGTACTCGACAACAAACTTCCCTTCTGCCTTAGGCTCAACAAGGGTTGCACAAAACCAAGCCCCTTTGAAACCATCTTCGTCACTGCATACCTCAACCAATGCCCCTTCCTCAAACTTAAAATCAGCATTGTCTCCAGTCACAGTTTCAGCAGCCTTCACCCTCACCGTTTTCTTGATTTCACTATCATCCTATAATATTTAATAATTAACAAACAAGATCACCACTCACAACATTCGATTGCAATCAAATTAAGTTAATTAACATTAACATCATAACACATGCAATAACAATGCAACCCTAGAATTCAACCTAAACGCAATAAACAATGGAAATCAAAGCACACCTGTTGTGGAAATGGTGGGATCCAACCTCCATTGACCCACTCACGGTGGAGCCTGAGTTCCTCGTTGGGGAACTCCAGCTGCTCCCTCGATACTCTGAAATACACGGTCTTTCTACCATCCTCTAATATTCCGGTGATATGACCCTCCCACCATCCGTCATTGTGATAAGCGTCAACTTCATCGCCGAATTTGAAGTCCCGGGTAATCTCCTTGGGGGGGATTGGCCGGAGCTGGCGAAGCCTGATAGGTTCTTTAAGGCGCTCTGTGCCGTCTTCATCAACCGTTAAGTTGTCATACTCGACCATGAACTTTTCACCGACGAGACGACGGACGATCTTGCCGGTAAACCATGAACCTCGAAATCCGTCGTCATCGGAGTTGACTTCAACTAAGGTTCCAGGTTTGAAGATGGTTGAGGCGGGGGAGGAAGAGCGTGTTTTGGAATTGGACGCCATGGACTATCGGGTTAGGGTTTCGCAGTTGTGATTGCAGAAATGGTGAAGTGAATGTGAATGAGAATGAGAAATGAGAGTAGTGTTTGTATTTTATAtctgttttttattatttattaaataaatgATTAGCTTGTTTGGCGGGAATTAGAACGAGTTTATTATGTTCGGCTAACTTCATTTTCAAACCCCTAGTTACGAAGAGATGTACTCTATTTTTCACTCAAATAATCCCAATTTCTTGGCTCCTAATTTTTgtgtttcttttaattttgagGTTTGGCAACCTTTGTTTGGATAATGGTTCTACCGATACACGTATTTTTCATAGGAATAATGGGATTCATGAGATGGATTTAGTAAGATATAGACTTCACCAACACTCTAGATAAGACGAATTTGAAAGTCTGATTTTATGATGTTTGGTCATTGTTTCAAGGTCAAAAGCAGCATTGTGTCTTCAGATTACTTTCTTTGAGGTATTATTGCACTACGGACTACTATGTTGAAACGCTCGGAGTATTTTTGCACATATGAATTACTCCCATCAAGGTATTATGCTAGAACCATCTAGAGCTTTCTTGCACCTACAGGCTACTCACTTCGATATGTTATATTGAAATTCTCTGAAGTATCCTTGAACCTACAAGATACTCCATCTGAAGTATTAATAATATGAACATATCTCCAGTAAGGGTTGGGTTCGACCATATCGTTACTACAAATAAACAAAAATGCTAGTAAATATTGATTGGCAAAAACAAATATCTCAAACAAAAAGGAGTAAATTAAAATTTTATTCAAAAGATCCCAAAATAGAAATAGATGTTGGGGGAATTTTTCACTATGGGGCATTGAACTTTGTGGGACTTCTTCTTTtggagcaacacctttgtgagagacgcaccacatattcacccaaaatcttaaggtgataggtgagtgagttctctcacttataaatgctcaagtct is a window of Lathyrus oleraceus cultivar Zhongwan6 chromosome 6, CAAS_Psat_ZW6_1.0, whole genome shotgun sequence DNA encoding:
- the LOC127094774 gene encoding protein AGENET DOMAIN (AGD)-CONTAINING P1 — protein: MASNSKTRSSSPASTIFKPGTLVEVNSDDDGFRGSWFTGKIVRRLVGEKFMVEYDNLTVDEDGTERLKEPIRLRQLRPIPPKEITRDFKFGDEVDAYHNDGWWEGHITGILEDGRKTVYFRVSREQLEFPNEELRLHREWVNGGWIPPFPQQDDSEIKKTVRVKAAETVTGDNADFKFEEGALVEVCSDEDGFKGAWFCATLVEPKAEGKFVVEYESLLDDDSKLLREEVSMLQIRPRPPKTDDVDQFKFLDEVDAYYNDGWWVGVVSKVPGDSKYIVYFRNSNEELEFQHSQLRLHQDWVDNKWLMASKALKF